aatattttcaattttctccTGAAAGAAAAATCTCCACCTTTTTCtcttatcaaaatataaattcgTCCAGAAAAAAATGACTTCGCATTGtcaagaaatcgaagaagaacaaATGTCAAGGATTGAGAAAGGCGACGGCAATGGTTGCCATGGAGGTATCGAGACGGTCATATGTACTTCTCCCGGCATTGTTTGCCTTACCCAAAAGGTAACAGAACAATAACTATATGTTCTATTATTTGTATTAATGCATATCTAAACAATgctaataaatatttgtttatgcttttttttcttattattaaaaaattgattacagTTGATAGCAGAGATAATTGGGACGTATTTCATAATATTCTCTGGATGTGGAGTGGTGGTAGTGAATGTTTTGTACGATGGGATAGTTACGTTTCCGGGTATTTGTGTGACTTGGGGTCTCATTGTTATGGTCATGATTTACTCTACCGGTCACATTTCCGGTGCACATTTTAACCCGGCCGTCACCGTCACTTTTGCCGTTTTCCGGCGGTTTCCTTGGTATCAGGTAAATACTCTTATCTACCCCCTTTTTTCAGTATGATCTAAATTGTTTCAAAACGTAACGTTCCGTCCCACGCTAAAATCttaatgtatatatgatttgatatttgataaCTGAATAACGTATATACGattgtataattatgttttggGCAGGTACCATTGTATATAGGTGCACAACTTACGGGATCGTTACTAGCGAGTTTGACACTGAAACTAATGTTCACATTGACACCCAAAGCTTTCTTTGGAACAACTCCGAGTGATTCATCGGGACAAGCACTTGTTGCAGAAATCATTATCTCATTCCTCCTCATGTTTGTTATTTCTGGCGTTGCCACCGATAGTCGTGCGGTTAGTGTTTTCTatatcatcctttttttttgtttcaactaGCTACTGCatatattttaagaatattCATAAGTGGAAGTTTTTACGTTATTGAActgttcttaaatttttttgacagaCCGGAGAACTAGCTGGGATTGCCGTGGGGATGACTATAATTTTGAACGTTTTTGTTGCCGGGTAAAAACCAAATTACTAAATAACAGAttctttatttaacaattacTTCATATACTATaggaaatattaattaatttgggttttgattattattattattattagaccTATATCGGGAGCATCGATGAATCCAGCAAGAAGTCTAGGGCCAGCAATcgtcactacaacaaatatgtacattgttagCATGAGAGAAACGctataatatgtaattcataGCTCTTTTACAAACGCTATGTTAGGCCACTGTTATTGTAGGTACCTCACATATGATAGCACAGAATTCGTATGCTATGATATAGTATTATACCATAGCAGTACAGAAATGNNNNNNNNNNNNNNNNNNNNNNNNNNNNNNNNNNNNNNNNNNNNNNNNNNNNNNNNNNNNNNNNNNNNNNNNNNNNNNNNNNNNNNNNNNNNNNNNNNNNNNNNNNNNNNNNNNNNNNNNNNNNNNNNNNNNNNNNNNNNNNNNNNNNNNNNNNNNNNNNNNNNNNNNNNNNNNNNNNNNNNNNNNNNNNNNNNNNNNNNNNNNNNNNNNNNNNNNNNNNNNNNNNNNNNNNNNNNNNNNNNNNNNNNNNNNNNNNNNNNNNNNNNNNNNNNNNNNNNNNNNNNNNNNNNNNNNNNNNNNNNNNNNNNNNNNNNNNNNNNNNNNNNNNNNNNNNNNNNNNNNNNNNNNNNNNNNNNNNNNNNNNNNNNNNNNNNNNNNNNNNNNNNNNNNNNNNNNNNNNNNNNNNNNNNNNNNNNNNNNNNNNNNNNNNNNNNNNNNNNNNNNNNNNNNNNNNNNNNNNNNNNNNNNNNNNNNNNNNNNNNNNNNNNNNNNNNNNNNNNNNNNNNNNNNNNNNNNNNNNNNNNNNNNNNNNNNNNNNNNNNNNNNNNNNNNNNNNNNNNNNNNNNNNNNNNNNNNNNNNNNNNNNNNNNNNNNNNNNNNNNNNNNNNNNNNNNNNNNNNNNNNNNNNNNNNNNNNNNNNNNNNNNNNNNNNNNNNNNNNNNNNNNNNNNNNNNNNNNNNNNNNNNNNNNNNNNNNNNNNNNNNNNNNNNNNNNNNNNNNNNNNNNNNNNNNNNNNNNNNNNNNNNNNNNNNNNNNNNNNNNNNNNNNNNNNNNNNNNNNNNNNNNNNNNNNNNNNNNNNNNNNNNNNNNNNNNNNNNNNNNNNNNNNNNNNNNNNNNNNNNNNNNNNNNNNNNNNNNNNNNNNNNNNNNNNNNNNNNNNNNNNNNNNNNNNNNNNNNNNNNNNNNNNNNNNNNNNNNNNNNNNNNNNNNNNNNNNNNNNNNNNNNNNNNNNNNNNNNNNNNNNNNNNNNNNNNNNNNNNNNNNNNNNNNNNNNNNNNNNNNNNNNNNNNNNNNNNNNNNNNNNNNNNNNNNNNNNNNNNNNNNNNNNNNNNNNNNNNNNNNNNNNNNNNNNNNNNNNNNNNNNNNNNNNNNNNNNNNNNNNNNNNNNNNNNNNNNNNNNNNNNNNNNNNNNNNNNNNNNNNNNNNNNNNNNNNNNNNNNNNNNNNNNNNNNNNNNNNNNNNNNNNNNNNNNNNNNNNNNNNNNNNNNNNNNNNNNNNNNNNNNNNNNNNNNNNNNNNNNNNNNNNNNNNNNNNNNNNNNNNNNNNNNNNNNNNNNNNNNNNNNNNNNNNNNNNNNNNNNNNNNNNNNNNNNNNNNNNNNNNNNNNNNNNNNNNNNNNNNNNNNNNNNNNNNNNNNNNNNNNNNNNNNNNNNNNNNNNNNNNNNNNNNNNNNNNNNNNNNNNNNNNNNNNNNNNNNNNNNNNNNNNNNNNNNNNNNNNNNNNNNNNNNNNNNNNNNNNNNNNNNNNNNNNNNNNNNNNNNNNNNNNNNNNNNNNNNNNNNNNNNNNNNNNNNNNNNNNNNNNNNNNNNNNNNNNNNNNNNNNNNNNNNNNNNNNNNNNNNNNNNNNNNNNNNNNNNNNNNNNNNNNNNNNNNNNNNNNNNNNNNNNNNNNNNNNNNNNNNNNNNNNNNNNNNNNNNNNNNNNNNNNNNNNNNNNNNNNNNNNNNNNNNNNNNNNNNNNNNNNNNNNNNNNNNNNNNNNNNNNNNNNNNNNNNNNNNNNNNNNNNNNNNNNNNNNNNNNNNNNNNNNNNNNNNNNNNNNNNNNNNNNNNNNNNNNNNNNNNNNNNNNNNNNNNNNNNNNNNNNNNNNNNNNNNNNNNNNNNNNNNNNNNNNNNNNNNNNNNNNNNNNNNNNNNNNNNNNNNNNNNNNNNNNNNNNNNNNNNNNNNNNNNNNNNNNNNNNNNNNNNNNNNNNNNNNNNNNNNNNNNNNNNNNNNNNNNNNNNNNNNNNNNNNNNNNNNNNNNNNNNNNNNNNNNNNNNNNNNNNNNNNNNNNNNNNNNNNNNNNNNNNNNNNNNNNNNNNNNNNNNNNNNNNNNNNNNNNNNNNNNNNNNNNNNNNNNNNNNNNNNNNNNNNNNNNNNNNNNNNNNNNNNNNNNNNNNNNNNNNNNNNNNNNNNNNNNNNNNNNNNNNNNNNNNNNNNNNNNNNNNNNNNNNNNNNNNNNNNNNNNNNNNNNNNNNNNNNNNNNNNNNNNNNNNNNNNNNNNNNNNNNNNNNNNNNNNNNNNNNNNNNNNNNNNNNNNNNNNNNNNNNNNNNNNNNNNNNNNNNNNNNNNNNNNNNNNNNNNNNNNNNNNNNNNNNNNNNNNNNNNNNNNNNNNNNNNNNNNNNNNNNNNNNNNNNNNNNNNNNNNNNNNNNNNNNNNNNNNNNNNNNNNNNNNNNNNNNNNNNNNNNNNNNNNNNNNNNNNNNNNNNNNNNNNNNNNNNNNNNNNNNNNNNNNNNNNNNNNNNNNNNNNNNNNNNNNNNNNNNNNNNNNNNNNNNNNNNNNNNNNNNNNNNNNNNNNNNNNNNNNNNNNNNNNNNNNNNNNNNNNNNNNNNNNNNNNNNNNNNNNNNNNNNNNNNNNNNNNNNNNNNNNNNNNNNNNNNNNNNNNNNNNNNNNNNNNNNNNNNNNNNNNNNNNNNNNNNNNNNNNNNNNNNNNNNNNNNNNNNNNNNNNNNNNNNNNNNNNNNNNNNNNNNNNNNNNNNNNNNNNNNNNNNNNNNNNNNNNNNNNNNNNNNNNNNNNNNNNNNNNNNNNNNNNNNNNNNNNNNNNNNNNNNNNNNNNNNNNNNNNNNNNNNNNNNNNNNNNNNNNNNNNNNNNNNNNNNNNNNNNNNNNNNNNNNNNNNNNNNNNNNNNNNNNNNNNNNNNNNNNNNNNNNNNNNNNNNNNNNNNNNNNNNNNNNNNNNNNNNNNNNNNNNNNNNNNNNNNNNNNNNNNNNNNNNNNNNNNNNNNNNNNNNNNNNNNNNNNNNNNNNNNNNNNNNNNNNNNNNNNNNNNNNNNNNNNNNNNNNNNNNNNNNNNNNNNNNNNNNNNNNNNNNNNNNNNNNNNNNNNNNNNNNNNNNNNNNNNNNNNNNNNNNNNNNNNNNNNNNNNNNNNNNNNNNNNNNNNNNNNNNNNNNNTACTATTTAACAGATTCTTCATTTAAcaattatttcatatactataggaaatattaattaatttgggtGTTGTTTATATTAGACCTATATCGGGAGCATCTATGAATCCAGCAAGAAGTCTAGGACCAGCAATTGTGTTGGGAAGATATAAAGGAATTTGGGTTTACATTGTTGGTCCCTTCGTCGGAATTTTAGCTGGAGGTTTTGTTTACAACTTTATGAGATTCACGAATAAGCCACTTCGGGAACTCACTAAGAGTGCTTCTTTTCTTCGTAGCGTTGCTCCAAAAGACAATGATTCTAACTCTACTAAGAGCTAATCTTTGGTCTCTTTGTATCTTATTGTTACTTTTCTCTCCTCTTGAATATTTTGTATGGATTCTTAAATTCtttaattaagttgattttttaGTTCAGTTAAATctttgcaccaaaaaaaaaaaaagttgagtcaaatcttaaaaaaaatcacgTCGTACTGTCACAACAAACATGtcaagagttaaaaaaaaaaaagaatacgtTTGGGGATGGTGTTTTCCGACGGCTATGCGATGCTCAAGTCGGAAAcataaaataatggaaaaagGGACCACGAATTAAGACGAATAGAGAAATGAAGGAAGGTCTCGAAAAACGGGTGAAGAACTGAAGATAATGGTTAAGTTCACACTAGACACAAATAAGTCAGTGTTTTGAGGCTCAAACTCACTCTCTTCCACTGCTTATACCACTAGGCTAAACAAACTTTCTGTAAAATAGGGCCTATTATAGACTAATATAATTTGCCGTAGCTGATGTTTCATCAACTTGTGTCTTGGGCCGGCTTTGGTTCGGGGTGTACTTGCTATGGGAGAAACTTTGAGGTTAAATGAATGAAAAGGAACATGTTTAGGTAACATGCATGGATGACCTAGAAACGGTTTTTGGGTGTGACAAGAATAtgattgtaacttgtaagtatgAACGAAAAATAGATGAGCAATCTCTAAAGAGTAGAGGAAGAGTGTTTGCTCTCTCTAGGGTGAGTGACTAATGCTAGAagtaaaaataagcaaaagttCTGATCCCTCCCTCGTTGAAGAGAATGTAATATCCCTACTATATCGGATAAAAAGTGGGGGTTTGGAACGGATCCGGGTCTATGTATAGGTTTGAAGTTGAACCGATACAATGCGCTCGAGTGTTTTTCACTTaccacttttgttttcttgtgtctgtaaacaaacaaacgaaTCCTAAGATTTGTAGGTGACGTAATTTTCATACTATTTGTAACCTAAGATGTGTCGGACTAGACGTCGAGTTGTTTCCTCGATATAAGCTCTTGTAGTTGTAGCTTTAATCCCTAAGTAAATCAGAGATATGAGTAGAGTTAATAATTTTCATCGTTTTGACTCGGAAAGATGTTGAATAAGTTTGAACTTTTGAATATGCCGcgtaaaatctaaaattaaaaaatttacaaaagagttatcaaacattcatataaaacattttcgagattgttattattatataactttTATAATAATACAGACCAGTTTTGCTTCGTTTGCTAAACGAATAAAACAAAGCTGTACTTAAAACGAAGTGTTTGTACAATGTCTGAATACTTAAAgaacaacataaaaacataacatcAGCTACTAAACTTATTCACCACAACAATGTCATTACCTTGTTCTTTTTGAATCAAGAATCTGATCCTTATTTACCCAAAGTGGCCAAACCCTCCAACGAATGTCCGGCCAAGGGACACCGAAAGATTAAAAAGACACATAAACCACTAAGCGGATTATGCGAGCAATGAAGAAGTAATGAAGTTCTACAGGAGACTTACGAGGAGGAGATGAATCGTTTAAACACTGGCGCCAAATCCACCACCACCCGGGGTAAGAATCTGTAGGATTTCACCGGCTTCCACGTGTACGGTATTCTTACCTCCAAGGTAGATTCTCCGTTTGTCTTTAGTGATGAGATAGTTTGCTCCACGAACTCCGTTCTGGCCACCGTTCAATCCACGTGGCGAGTGAACTCGTCTCTCTGAGAGGATACTAACAACCACAGGCTTTCTGAACTCTATCTCTCTCACTAATCCATCCCCTCCTTTATGCAACCCTTTGCCTCCACTATTCTCTCGCAATCCAAATCTATGCAACAGAACAGGGTACCTGGTAAAACCCATGTGTCAGTAAAGTAAAAGTAGGTCTGAccattcagttttttttttaaatctgtttttgtttgcttcttatGTCCACCCCTAAGTGGAGGACATTGTACTTATCCTAATTGAGTTTGTAGTGGATTGTAGCTTTCTTAATAGCTTAGCATATAGCTACAAATCTAACAAGTTAATTAAGAGTTCAGTACCTTTGCTCGAAGATCTCGGGATCAGTCATCCGAGTGTTAGTCATATGGCATTGGACTCCGCTTGTCCCGTCCCATGTCGGTCCAGCTCCGCATCCTCCACCAATGGTCTCATAGTATCCAAACGTGTCATCTCCAAATGTGAGATTATTCATGCATCCTTGGGAACAAGCACAAGCCTGGAAAGCAGTTAGAACAACATCTGTAACTCTCTGGGATGTTAGAACGTTGCCTCCAACAACAGCTGCTTTCTCGCTTGGAGACAGGAAAGAACCAGCGGGTATGCGAATTTCAACCGGAGCTAAGCAGCCTTGGTTTAGTGGAATGTCGACATTAACTAGACAGCGGAGGCAGTAAATAACTGCTGCAGATGTAACTGCTTCTGGGGCATTCCAGTTACCATAGACTTCCGGGCTTGTGCCTGTAAAATCGAAGAAGGCTTCTCCTTTGTCAGCATCGATTGTGAGTTTTAAGTGAATCACGGATCCGTCATCCATGTAATCCTCTTCTTCTATGGTCACGGAATTACCAACCCTTGATTTAGGCGTTTCCGATGAGACTCTAATAGCAACAGACTTAAGCATTTCTCTCACTGCTTCTTCTGCGTTAAGCTGCACGTATTTCATGTAAGCCTGAACAGTTCCAAGTCCATATTGCTCAATCAGCTCTTTAATTAGAGCAATTCCTCTTTGGTTTGCAGCTATCTGAGCTTGAAGATCCGACAGATTGTCCTGAATCCTTCTGGTTCCCGGAATCTCAATTGTTGTCTCATCAGAAGAAGGGAATTGAAGAAGTTTAACGATTCCTTCTTCCTGGAAAACACCTTTTTCAACAACTTTAAACGATTTTATAGCAGCACCTTCTTCCCAAATAGCCTTTGAGAACGGGGGCATGCTTCCTGGAGTTATGCCTCCAACTTCTGCATGGTGACCTCTACTAGCCACGAAGAACACAAGCTTCCCTTTGTCAAAAACAGGCGTGATAACGGTTATATCAGGCAAATGGCTACCACCGGCGCACGGATGATTAGTTACTAAAACATCTCCTTCGTTCAGATTTTCACCCCAATGTTTGAGCTGCCAGCGAACTGTACTCGACATGGCACCCAGATGAACTGGAACATGTGGCGCATTAGCAACTAAGCCGCCATCAGGACTAAACAAGGCGCAAGAAAAATCCAACCTTTCCTTGATATTTGTTGATATGGAAGTACGTTGCAAGGTTCTTCCCATTTGCTCAGCTATACCCATGAATCTGTGATTAAAGATGGACAGCTGAACAACATCTGCAACATTCTCTGCAAGCTTTACACTGCTAGTTGCAGATTCTACCTCGATTTTAATGTTCCCATATTTTGTGATGATGGCTTTGCACTGAGGTTCTACAATAACTGTACTATTCCCGTTCATGATGATCGCAGGGCCAGGAATCTCATGGCCAAAACCTAAGTTCTCCAACTTGAACAACGGTGTGTCATGCCATCCACCTTCAAAGTAAACCTTGTAGAGCCTTTCAACCTTAGGAGTACCAGGGGCAGCTTCAACTGCCCGTGGTTTTAGTATACTAGTCACTCCAATTCCCCTAACCCGAACATCACATATAAGGAGATCTCGGTTTTGAAGTTTAAATCCATACTCTTGCTCGAAAAGCTTGAGAAACTCTGCAGCATAATCAAATGCCGAGCCATCTCCAGTTTTCTTACCCTTTACCATGATTGCTGTATCTGTGCCGTCATATCTTATATTCAAATACGTCTCAGTGGAGATATTTTCATCCTCAAAACCCTGCTCCTGGAGTTTCTTTCTCACTTCTCCTAGTAATAGATTTTCCCTTCTATAGGCCTCTGAAAGAGTTTCAGGGCCATAAACAGCTGAATATGGCTCTTGAGCATCTTCAATAACATCTGCCAAACCCATTCCATAAGCACTCAAAATTCCGCAGTATCTGTGAACAAGAACTTCTTTCATGCCCAAAGACCTAGCAATTGCGCAAGCATGTTGCGGTCCAGCACCTCCAAAGCATGCAAGTGCATGATTCTTTGTTTCATGACCTTTCATCTCTGTCAGTTGACGTATGGGACGACACATTGTCTCATTAGCAACACTAATAAATCCCATTGCTGTTTCCTCCACTGACATGTCCTTAGCAGATGGATCCTGGCTCTTTCTATAAGAATTAATCTGTGCAACAAGCTTTTCAAATGCTACTCGTGTTGCTGCTACATCTAAGGGTTGATCTTCGTTAGGCCCAAAGATGGATGGAAAATAATCAGGAATAACAAACCCCAAAACGAGGTTTGCATCAGTAACTGCTAGCTCTCCTCCTTTCCTGTAACAAACTGGACCTGGGTGCGCACCCACAGAATCAGGTCCTACCCGGAAAGCACCAAACTGAAACTTCAGCTTCGACCCACCACCAGCAGCAACAGTGTTTATGTCAAGTTGTGGCGCTTGTATGATTGACCCAGCAATCTGAGTTTCTATCACTTGCTCATAACTCCCATCATAACGGCTAACATCCGTTGATGTACCACCCATATCAAATCCAATCAGCGGTTTTACAGTTTCAAGACCAAAGAGTGTCTGTGAGTAACCAACAACTCCTCCTGCTGGACCTGATAACACAGCTTTGTGCCCTGAAAACCTACTTTCCGGTGCTAGACCTCCATCAGATTGCATAAATAGAACATTCACTTTCCCAAGATCATCATCAAACTTGGAAATGAAACCCGACAAATACTCTTTAATCACCGGTGTCAGGTAAGCATCCACAGTGGCTGTTAGACCCCGAGGAACAGCCCGAACCATTGGCGTCAACGCAGAAGACAAGGACACATGTCTAAAACCCAACTCTAAAGCCAACTTCTCAACAGCCATCTCATGCTTTGGAAAAGTATACGAGTGCATCAAAACAACAGCCAAACAACTTATCCCTTTATCAAGCAAACCCTTCAACAACGGTTTCAAACCTTCTTCATCAAACGGCTTCACAACTCTAAGAAGCTCACCAGAAACTCCTTTAATCAAAGAccctgaatcatcatcatcaccatcaagcGCAAGCTCAACTCTTTCATCAACCTCAACCACCTCTTCATAAAGATTCGACGGTTTCGCCACAGTAAGATCAAAAATATCAGGCCTAGCTTGATTACCAATCTGCAACAAATCCTTAAACCCTTTAGTAACACACAAAGCTATCCTTTCCCCTTTCCTCTCCAACAACGCATTCGTTGCCACAGTTGTACCCATCCTGATCCACTGAATCTTATCAGTTGGTATCTTAGACGTTCTTGGTATCTTCTTCCCTGTATACTCCTCAAGTATCCTCCTGATTCCTTCAACAGGAGCATCATCGTAGTTGGATGGATCTACTGATAAAAGCTTCAACACACGACCATCAGAATGCCCTGGAATCTCAGCGTAAACATCAGTGAATGTACCTCCCCTGTCCATACAAAACCTTAGCTTCCCTTCAACTACAGTCCCCATCTCACACCTCTCTGCATCATCAATCACAACTCAAACCACATAAATAAAGCTTAAATCAAAATCAACCCAACAAGTAAATTTCGCTAATCACCatgacacaacacaacaacaacgatGCTAAGAGATCAATTCAAATGAAACGAGGAGAGTCAAGTATATGTATCAAAATCAAGATAGCCATGGAAATACCTTGAAGATCGCTGAAGGGTCGAGTTTTTAGAAGAAAGCGTCAACACTGAAGTGGGAGGATGATGACGAAGAGTGGATCaggtgatgatgattgatgattgatgaatGAGATTGGGATATGAAGGATCTCTCCATTAAAGCCAGCTTCCTTTGGTTTTCAAGGTTGACTAACTAAAccattttggtttttggttggtTAAAATTTAACCGGATAATAATATGTAGATTTTGTAAAATCGTTTAGTTGAGCATGTTTCCAATCAGACTACTGATTTGCCGACAATAAAATAATGagcctaataataataaaattatacatttgagAGAATAATGAAGGTGACGATGACAGGTTTGGACCATTCTGTGTAaggatttttttgcttttccgGTTTGATTACCAGTTGGTTAGATTAGAAGTTCAACTTAGAACTTAATCGAGTATGTTTTATCAAAGGTTTTAATTACTCTAGCAAATCATACTTGATCTATGTTCTTTAttaatccatttttttcttttttgaattttcacacagattaagaaatgttttaaaatgacattttaaattttgtttttattgaatattatataagttttttttttttttaagtaagaaATAGCATGAATATGAAATGAGAATAAAGAACAAGTAATTTTTtgaaaccttttctttcaaaacatGGATCAATTAGGAACAAAGGAATACATTTGGGGTTAGATAGCTTTgcatatctttttaaaaataattattggtGGACCGTGGACGCATGTTAAACATATTCTTTTTTGTCGGCCTCATAGAGTTATATATCACTCTTCATAGACTTTTGAGAGTTTTTTCACACGTGTGTTAACCAAGATACACTATGGAAAACCTTGAATCGTGCCATGTATTATGAAACAACGATCTCTACTCTCCCTCCTTTCTCTGCGAAACTTACGTGCTTCTGCATATTAGTTGACACagcaaacaatttattttaatctaattACGGTTCGCAACTAAATGCAATTTCTAACCCTAGTATATGTAGACGTAGTAATGTGACAAGAGGtcattttgatgatatatgtgTAATCTTTCCATAAATAAAGAAGCACAACATAACAGAGAATACTTTAGATGTGATCATGTGATCATGTGATCAATATTTAAACCAAGTTAACGTAATTGTTTCAGAGTATTTAGTTGGATCCGATTTAGAATTTAAAGCCAACATGTGAATTTCATAATTGTTTGCGTTTACATGTGTATATAAATGATACGTGCTATGTTAGTGTGTGCTATGGTTTCAAATTTGATATATACTAAgattttgtaaacatattttgaCAAGTTCCCGACGTCATTTACCTCATGTGCTTTGTAATGGTTCTTTTTCTCAAATATTCCAATTTTCCGACGTAAGCCATCGTTATCTCCGGCTTGTATCTTACCGGAGCTCTCCAAATGAACTCTTGCAATCCTGGCCGCGACCTCGGAAGCATCTTGGCATTCTCCCATTAACTTCGTGATGTGAGACCTAGGT
The sequence above is a segment of the Camelina sativa cultivar DH55 chromosome 10, Cs, whole genome shotgun sequence genome. Coding sequences within it:
- the LOC104719455 gene encoding 5-oxoprolinase, whose translation is MGTVVEGKLRFCMDRGGTFTDVYAEIPGHSDGRVLKLLSVDPSNYDDAPVEGIRRILEEYTGKKIPRTSKIPTDKIQWIRMGTTVATNALLERKGERIALCVTKGFKDLLQIGNQARPDIFDLTVAKPSNLYEEVVEVDERVELALDGDDDDSGSLIKGVSGELLRVVKPFDEEGLKPLLKGLLDKGISCLAVVLMHSYTFPKHEMAVEKLALELGFRHVSLSSALTPMVRAVPRGLTATVDAYLTPVIKEYLSGFISKFDDDLGKVNVLFMQSDGGLAPESRFSGHKAVLSGPAGGVVGYSQTLFGLETVKPLIGFDMGGTSTDVSRYDGSYEQVIETQIAGSIIQAPQLDINTVAAGGGSKLKFQFGAFRVGPDSVGAHPGPVCYRKGGELAVTDANLVLGFVIPDYFPSIFGPNEDQPLDVAATRVAFEKLVAQINSYRKSQDPSAKDMSVEETAMGFISVANETMCRPIRQLTEMKGHETKNHALACFGGAGPQHACAIARSLGMKEVLVHRYCGILSAYGMGLADVIEDAQEPYSAVYGPETLSEAYRRENLLLGEVRKKLQEQGFEDENISTETYLNIRYDGTDTAIMVKGKKTGDGSAFDYAAEFLKLFEQEYGFKLQNRDLLICDVRVRGIGVTSILKPRAVEAAPGTPKVERLYKVYFEGGWHDTPLFKLENLGFGHEIPGPAIIMNGNSTVIVEPQCKAIITKYGNIKIEVESATSSVKLAENVADVVQLSIFNHRFMGIAEQMGRTLQRTSISTNIKERLDFSCALFSPDGGLVANAPHVPVHLGAMSSTVRWQLKHWGENLNEGDVLVTNHPCAGGSHLPDITVITPVFDKGKLVFFVASRGHHAEVGGITPGSMPPFSKAIWEEGAAIKSFKVVEKGVFQEEGIVKLLQFPSSDETTIEIPGTRRIQDNLSDLQAQIAANQRGIALIKELIEQYGLGTVQAYMKYVQLNAEEAVREMLKSVAIRVSSETPKSRVGNSVTIEEEDYMDDGSVIHLKLTIDADKGEAFFDFTGTSPEVYGNWNAPEAVTSAAVIYCLRCLVNVDIPLNQGCLAPVEIRIPAGSFLSPSEKAAVVGGNVLTSQRVTDVVLTAFQACACSQGCMNNLTFGDDTFGYYETIGGGCGAGPTWDGTSGVQCHMTNTRMTDPEIFEQRYPVLLHRFGLRENSGGKGLHKGGDGLVREIEFRKPVVVSILSERRVHSPRGLNGGQNGVRGANYLITKDKRRIYLGGKNTVHVEAGEILQILTPGGGGFGASV
- the LOC104720540 gene encoding probable aquaporin NIP4-2, with amino-acid sequence MTSHCQEIEEEQMSRIEKGDGNGCHGGIETVICTSPGIVCLTQKLIAEIIGTYFIIFSGCGVVVVNVLYDGIVTFPGICVTWGLIVMVMIYSTGHISGAHFNPAVTVTFAVFRRFPWYQVPLYIGAQLTGSLLASLTLKLMFTLTPKAFFGTTPSDSSGQALVAEIIISFLLMFVISGVATDSRATGELAGIAVGMTIILNVFVAGPISGASMNPARSLGPAIVLGRYKGIWVYIVGPFVGILAGGFVYNFMRFTNKPLRELTKSASFLRSVAPKDNDSNSTKS